From Marinobacterium sp. LSUCC0821, a single genomic window includes:
- a CDS encoding TRAP transporter small permease: protein MTRAEWFDSHYPEKGPIRWVAFSLEVIAASGLFFLMVLTCVDVGGRYLFSNAVDGAVEITQIGLAIIIFAEMPVVTWRGGHVLVDLLDSILGAAMVKVLSLFAALMISTSLYVVAIRIWELAERKLRRGEVTEFLELPVAYIIQYIAIMSWFTALGMITYGIYRIIKDKK, encoded by the coding sequence GTGACACGTGCAGAGTGGTTCGATTCCCACTATCCAGAAAAGGGTCCAATTCGCTGGGTAGCATTTAGTTTAGAAGTAATTGCAGCTTCCGGGCTCTTTTTTCTTATGGTACTTACCTGTGTCGATGTGGGTGGTCGATACCTATTCAGCAATGCAGTAGATGGTGCTGTTGAAATTACTCAAATCGGCCTCGCAATTATTATCTTTGCAGAGATGCCCGTTGTGACCTGGCGCGGCGGACATGTTCTCGTCGATCTACTCGACTCAATCCTTGGCGCTGCGATGGTAAAAGTATTATCCCTTTTTGCCGCGCTGATGATCTCAACATCCCTATATGTTGTTGCTATTCGTATTTGGGAGCTGGCAGAACGCAAGCTTCGTCGTGGGGAGGTAACTGAGTTCCTAGAGTTACCGGTTGCATACATCATCCAGTACATTGCAATCATGAGCTGGTTCACCGCACTGGGTATGATTACCTATGGCATCTACCGCATTATTAAAGATAAGAAGTAA
- a CDS encoding TRAP transporter large permease gives MTAVIIGFAVVLLLILVVRMPIAFAMAIVGFFGFAALQGLSFDNFADFRWTASLTLASNRVIETAQEYSLSVVPLFILMGNFVTRSGLSQELYNAAYTFLGHRRGGLAMSTVVACGGFSAICGSSLATSATMAKVALPPMRKFGYADSLATASIAAGGTLGILIPPSVILVIYGLLTESSIRELFAAGFLPGLLGIVLYMIAVRWVVMRNPASGPAGEKSTWQERINAIKGIWGVLLLFTIVMGGIYAGVFTPTEAAGIGASGAFLIALFRRRLTLARTFEVLADTARTSAMLFAVIIGALIFSDFINRAGLPTWLLEFVQSLDVSPMVVILVILGIYILLGMVFESLSMLLLTVPVFYPLVQSLGFDLVWFGIVVVVVTEISLITPPVGMNVFVLSAVLKDVRTGTIFKGVTPFWCADIVRLALIVFVAQITLFLPQLLYS, from the coding sequence GTGACTGCCGTTATTATTGGTTTTGCCGTTGTTCTACTTCTCATTCTAGTAGTACGTATGCCAATCGCCTTTGCCATGGCGATAGTTGGATTCTTTGGCTTTGCAGCTCTGCAAGGCCTCTCATTTGATAACTTTGCTGATTTCCGTTGGACAGCATCTTTGACACTAGCTTCAAACCGAGTGATCGAAACTGCGCAAGAGTACAGCCTTTCGGTTGTTCCACTGTTCATATTGATGGGTAACTTCGTCACCCGATCGGGTCTTTCGCAAGAGCTCTACAATGCGGCATACACCTTCCTAGGACACCGTCGTGGCGGTCTAGCAATGTCGACTGTCGTAGCTTGTGGTGGTTTCTCAGCGATCTGTGGTTCAAGTCTTGCTACCTCTGCAACCATGGCGAAGGTGGCACTACCACCAATGCGTAAATTTGGTTATGCAGACTCGCTAGCCACTGCATCGATTGCAGCAGGTGGTACCTTAGGTATCCTGATTCCACCATCGGTTATCTTGGTAATCTACGGCCTTCTAACCGAGAGCAGTATTCGCGAACTATTTGCAGCAGGCTTCTTACCTGGCCTTCTGGGAATCGTGCTCTACATGATTGCAGTGCGCTGGGTTGTTATGCGAAACCCTGCATCAGGTCCTGCCGGCGAGAAATCCACTTGGCAAGAGCGTATTAATGCAATCAAAGGCATCTGGGGCGTACTGCTACTTTTCACAATTGTAATGGGCGGTATCTACGCGGGCGTATTTACACCGACAGAAGCTGCAGGCATCGGTGCATCGGGTGCATTCTTGATTGCCCTATTCCGCCGTCGCTTGACGCTAGCGCGCACCTTTGAGGTTCTTGCCGACACTGCACGCACTTCAGCGATGCTATTCGCCGTCATTATTGGCGCACTTATCTTTTCTGACTTTATTAACCGTGCAGGCCTACCAACTTGGTTGCTTGAATTTGTCCAGTCACTGGACGTATCACCTATGGTGGTTATTCTTGTGATTCTTGGCATCTACATCCTTCTCGGGATGGTGTTTGAAAGTCTTTCAATGTTGCTACTAACCGTGCCTGTTTTCTATCCACTAGTGCAGAGCCTTGGCTTTGACCTAGTGTGGTTCGGGATCGTTGTAGTGGTAGTCACTGAAATATCATTAATTACGCCACCGGTTGGCATGAACGTATTTGTTCTCAGTGCGGTACTTAAAGATGTCCGCACAGGAACAATATTTAAAGGGGTTACCCCATTCTGGTGTGCCGATATCGTCCGTCTAGCACTGATTGTATTCGTTGCACAGATAACCCTATTCCTTCCGCAGTTGCTCTACAGTTAA
- a CDS encoding TRAP transporter substrate-binding protein yields MTNLKIKLLGAAVGAAISMGAMAETTMRVATWLPPTHPQNAVGMVNFQKMVEEATEGRVKVVIENFQGHPKTIYSSVEDGIIDASWGVNAYTPGRFSLTGMAEIPGEMANAEKASVALWKVQQEYFAKANEYDGLELLGMWVHAPGVMHTKFPVNSLDDLKDKKIRLGGGMVNDLAARLGVTPVAGSAPSSYEKLQQGVVDGTFLPAGEHKFFKLSEVTSHLTAFPTALYTTVFSFVANPDFMDSLDPKDADAIRNALGENLTRMEGKLWQDMDAVGFAHAKEAGTSVHMVDAYEKLAADMKGMMKGLDQKWMESVSDRGVDAKAALAAFRNYQK; encoded by the coding sequence ATGACAAATCTAAAAATTAAACTACTTGGTGCAGCTGTTGGCGCAGCGATTTCAATGGGCGCTATGGCTGAAACAACAATGCGTGTTGCTACATGGCTTCCACCAACTCACCCACAGAACGCCGTGGGCATGGTTAACTTCCAGAAGATGGTTGAAGAGGCTACTGAAGGCCGCGTTAAAGTAGTGATCGAAAACTTCCAGGGTCACCCAAAAACAATTTACTCATCAGTTGAAGATGGCATCATCGATGCATCTTGGGGTGTTAACGCTTACACACCAGGTCGTTTCTCTCTAACTGGTATGGCTGAGATTCCAGGTGAGATGGCAAATGCTGAAAAAGCATCTGTAGCACTTTGGAAAGTACAGCAAGAGTACTTCGCAAAAGCGAATGAGTACGACGGTCTTGAACTACTAGGTATGTGGGTACACGCACCAGGCGTAATGCACACTAAATTCCCTGTAAACAGCCTAGATGATCTTAAAGATAAGAAGATCCGTCTTGGTGGCGGTATGGTTAACGACCTAGCTGCTCGTTTAGGTGTAACTCCAGTTGCTGGCTCAGCTCCAAGCTCTTACGAAAAACTACAGCAGGGTGTTGTAGATGGTACGTTCCTACCAGCAGGTGAGCACAAATTCTTCAAACTTTCTGAAGTTACTAGCCACCTAACTGCATTCCCAACAGCGCTGTACACTACTGTATTCAGCTTTGTTGCTAACCCAGACTTCATGGACAGCCTAGATCCTAAAGATGCTGACGCTATCCGCAATGCACTAGGTGAGAACCTAACTCGCATGGAAGGTAAGCTATGGCAGGATATGGATGCAGTGGGCTTTGCACATGCTAAAGAAGCTGGCACATCAGTTCACATGGTTGACGCTTACGAGAAGCTAGCGGCAGACATGAAAGGCATGATGAAAGGCCTAGATCAGAAATGGATGGAATCTGTATCTGATCGTGGCGTAGATGCGAAAGCTGCACTTGCTGCATTCCGTAACTACCAGAAATAA
- a CDS encoding PaaI family thioesterase: protein MNINHEQVLVAKCVNGKLTSVRVDVSPITQELGMVIESAEAGNLLLSFELGEQYSQGNHVIQGGAVTMALDAGLAFSALSMIKDGQSVATLNMQTQFFKPVHPGKVWVRAKVDKPGRNIMFCSAQLVDKDDRVLATAQSPLQVINL, encoded by the coding sequence ATGAATATCAATCACGAGCAAGTACTTGTCGCGAAATGTGTTAACGGAAAACTGACTAGCGTAAGGGTAGATGTCTCGCCCATCACGCAAGAGTTAGGAATGGTGATTGAGAGTGCTGAAGCAGGGAACCTTCTTCTTAGCTTCGAGCTAGGTGAACAATATAGCCAGGGCAACCATGTAATACAGGGTGGAGCAGTCACTATGGCACTGGATGCAGGACTCGCCTTTAGCGCCCTATCAATGATTAAGGATGGCCAATCGGTCGCTACGCTGAATATGCAGACCCAGTTTTTCAAACCGGTGCATCCTGGGAAGGTTTGGGTAAGAGCGAAGGTCGACAAGCCGGGACGAAACATCATGTTCTGCTCTGCACAGCTCGTCGATAAAGACGATCGTGTACTAGCGACAGCACAATCCCCCCTGCAGGTGATTAATCTCTAA
- a CDS encoding symmetrical bis(5'-nucleosyl)-tetraphosphatase — protein sequence MATYAIGDIQGCYRSLITLLEKINFASDDTLWLAGDLVNRGPDSLETLRFVKSLGEQAKVVLGNHDLHLLALRTGVERKLGKTLIQVMEADDCNELLDWLQLQPLLVDSEEMGFVMTHAGIPHIWDLSQAKQLANEIEQCLTSEHAVDFFHAMYGNLPSNWDSNLAGNTRLRVITNYLTRMRFIAEDGTLDFEANGGLETQPQGFKPWFEFLTQVNTRTQITGHWAALGLREGKDHIALDTGCVWGGKLTALCLDNRQITSVDSQEI from the coding sequence ATGGCGACCTATGCAATTGGTGATATACAGGGCTGTTACCGCTCATTAATCACCCTTCTTGAAAAGATCAATTTCGCATCAGACGACACTCTCTGGTTAGCCGGCGATCTTGTGAACCGTGGCCCTGATTCACTTGAGACACTTCGCTTTGTTAAATCTCTAGGTGAGCAAGCAAAAGTGGTTTTAGGCAACCACGACCTGCATCTTCTTGCACTGCGTACAGGCGTAGAGCGCAAACTCGGTAAAACACTCATTCAGGTGATGGAGGCTGACGACTGCAACGAGCTGCTCGACTGGCTACAGTTACAACCACTTCTAGTTGATAGTGAAGAGATGGGGTTCGTCATGACACATGCCGGCATCCCTCACATCTGGGATCTGAGCCAAGCAAAGCAACTCGCAAATGAGATAGAGCAGTGCTTAACCTCTGAACATGCCGTTGATTTTTTTCATGCTATGTATGGCAATCTACCCTCAAACTGGGACAGTAATCTGGCAGGCAATACGCGTTTGAGGGTCATCACTAACTATCTTACCCGCATGCGTTTTATTGCAGAGGATGGCACACTCGACTTTGAGGCCAACGGCGGATTAGAGACCCAACCTCAGGGTTTTAAGCCCTGGTTTGAGTTTCTAACACAAGTTAACACCCGCACACAAATCACAGGCCACTGGGCAGCTTTGGGGCTGCGTGAGGGAAAAGATCATATCGCACTAGATACAGGCTGTGTCTGGGGCGGTAAACTAACAGCATTATGTTTAGATAATCGACAGATAACCTCTGTTGATAGCCAAGAAATTTAA
- the glpE gene encoding thiosulfate sulfurtransferase GlpE, which translates to MSQFKHIIAKEALELIEAGATVCDIRDPQSFANNHIKGAFNLNNGNLQEFIDSNEFDTNVLVCCYHGMSSQSAAAFLCDRGFENVYSIDGGFERWALAFPDHCEKG; encoded by the coding sequence ATGAGCCAGTTCAAACACATCATTGCAAAAGAGGCACTTGAACTTATTGAAGCGGGTGCAACTGTTTGTGATATCCGTGACCCACAGAGCTTTGCGAACAACCATATCAAAGGCGCATTCAACCTTAATAATGGCAACCTACAAGAGTTTATCGACAGCAATGAGTTTGATACCAATGTATTGGTCTGCTGCTATCACGGCATGAGCAGCCAGTCTGCCGCTGCCTTCCTATGTGATCGTGGCTTTGAAAATGTCTACTCTATCGACGGCGGTTTCGAGCGCTGGGCGCTGGCATTTCCAGACCACTGCGAAAAGGGCTAA